One region of Culex pipiens pallens isolate TS chromosome 2, TS_CPP_V2, whole genome shotgun sequence genomic DNA includes:
- the LOC120431900 gene encoding major facilitator superfamily domain-containing protein 6-like, which produces MAPKTATETDEHVGAKNSHVAATKRRVNPNLVLLKVSLFLIFGATSSLVPYLTVHMQSLGLTVAEIATVYLTLLGTTCLSPPITGYLVDRFGRYKPVLLVALVLNIVSHHALDQFVPRRATTELRTLVAKEYGGNEAGREFVAPSCLTLCPELADPENTYIQFCSPEVNETRQIELTFFNAAADSLTTCGLVTLENCTLKKVIQNHLNVECRLPRVPEYDRTFWYYLLIRFFATTMLTATLTITDPIALTMIEQHGGDFGREKLYSSAGMAIFTPLTGLMIDYYSSGTGDTNYRPAFYTYDVLLGLSLISVVFLPVGHKQPSESIMKHLFKILRLPHVLMFIFFLFFLGAFWGFIESYLFVIMKEMGSPNYLLGLTYTVGTVASIPMMYLTGPITRWAGHVNLLVVAFLAHALRILGYSFIDNPFWCFPIELNEAISCYFMWVVATTYCAVLAPNNLVATLIGVSGMVHFCLGKGVGSFVGGFLIAEHGTRLGFRYTGYIALVCGACYKLLHLVWLKKYDKPSKEEAAEHDQTVLQTMLEKRVSLVPAGEQFAGLTESSKSAA; this is translated from the exons ATGGCGCCCAAAACGGCGACGGAAACAGATGAGCACGTTGGCGCGAAAAATAGCCACGTGGCGGCCACCAAGCGTCGCGTCAACCCGAACCTGGTACTGCTCAAGGTGTCCCTGTTTCTGATCTTTGGCGCAACGTCGTCGCTGGTCCCGTACCTGACGGTGCACATGCAAAGTCTCGGACTGACGGTGGCCGAAATTGCAACCGTCTATCTGACGCTGCTGGGGACGACCTGTCTGAGTCCGCCCATCACCGGATATTTGGTTGATCGATTTGGCCGGTACAAACCGGTGCTGCTGGTGGCACTGGTGCTGAACATTGTGTCCCATCACGCGTTGGATCAGTTTGTGCCGCGGAGGGCCACGACGGAGCTGAGGACTTTGGTTGCGAAGGAGTACGGGGGAAACGAGGCTGGGAGGGAGTTTGTG GCTCCCTCCTGCCTAACACTGTGCCCAGAACTAGCCGACCCAGAGAACACTTACATCCAGTTCTGTTCACCAGAAGTAAATGAGACCAGACAAATTGAACTGACATTCTTCAACGCAGCAGCTGACTCCCTCACCACATGCGGCTTAGTAACTCTCGAAAACTGTACTCTAAAGAAAGTGATCCAAAACCATCTCAACGTAGAATGCCGCCTCCCCCGTGTACCGGAGTACGATCGGACCTTTTGGTACTACCTGCTGATCCGATTCTTTGCCACAACCATGCTGACAGCCACCCTAACCATAACCGATCCCATCGCGTTGACGATGATCGAACAACACGGGGGTGACTTTGGTCGCGAGAAGTTGTACTCCAGCGCTGGAATGGCGATCTTTACTCCGCTGACGGGACTGATGATCGACTACTACTCCAGCGGCACGGGCGATACCAACTACAGGCCCGCATTCTACACGTACGACGTTCTGCTGGGATTGTCGCTGATTTCGGTGGTGTTCCTTCCGGTTGGCCACAAACAGCCCTCGGAGAGCATCATGAAACATCTGTTCAAGATCCTGCGACTGCCGCACGTGCTGATGTTCATCTTCTTCCTGTTTTTCTTGGGAGCGTTTTGGGGCTTTATCGAGAGCTATCTGTTCGTGATCATGAAAGAGATGGGCTCACCGAACTACCTGCTGGGACTGACCTACACCGTCGGAACGGTGGCCAGCATTCCGATGATGTACCTGACGGGGCCGATTACCCGGTGGGCTGGGCACGTGAATCTGCTGGTGGTGGCGTTTCTGGCGCATGCACTCAGGATTCTGGGATATTCATTTATTGA TAACCCCTTCTGGTGCTTCCCGATCGAGCTAAACGAGGCCATCTCGTGCTACTTCATGTGGGTCGTGGCCACCACGTACTGCGCCGTGCTGGCGCCGAACAACCTGGTGGCGACCCTCATCGGAGTGTCCGGAATGGTGCACTTTTGCCTGGGTAAAGGCGTCGGATCGTTCGTGGGTGGTTTCTTGATTGCGGAACACGGAACCAGGCTGGGCTTCCGGTACACCGGGTACATTGCGCTGGTTTGTGGTGCCTGCTACAAGCTGCTGCATCTGGTGTGGCTGAAAAAGTATGATAAACCGAGCAAGGAGGAGGCTGCTGAGCATGATCAGACCGTGCTGCAAACGATGCTGGAGAAGAGAGTGTCGTTGGTCCCGGCAGGGGAACAGTTTGCGGGATTGACTGAGAGTTCAAAGTCGGCTGCCTGA